A single window of Streptomyces aquilus DNA harbors:
- a CDS encoding DUF397 domain-containing protein, whose protein sequence is MNNEQLTWFKSSYSGGEGGECLEVAVSPGTVHLRDSKHPTGPRLTLSPTTWSAFLSGELIGERR, encoded by the coding sequence ATGAACAACGAGCAGCTCACCTGGTTCAAGTCCAGCTACAGCGGCGGCGAGGGCGGCGAATGCCTGGAGGTCGCCGTCAGCCCCGGCACCGTCCACCTCCGCGACTCCAAGCACCCCACCGGCCCTCGCCTCACCCTCTCCCCCACCACCTGGTCGGCGTTCCTCTCAGGGGAGTTGATCGGCGAGCGGCGCTAG
- a CDS encoding helix-turn-helix domain-containing protein has translation MSERRPETPAEADGTTGLFAALGKLLKFLRERKGLTQKEFGELVGYGPDAISAMERGVRTLRPEVLIKADEVLDAGGLLLEVIPEVESAMTKARTRHPEWYRNYAGLEAEAVELHFYANHGVPGLLQTDDYARAVFTRRRPFLDEETIERRVADRLSRQQVFERRPAPIVSYVLEEIVLDRPIGGRRVHADQLRRLLSVGQMQNLEIQVMPTQVEEHPNMDGAFNLLTPRGHGQVAYTEVQGYPRLITDSEEVRRIVDRYGIMRAMALSPSESRKLIEQKLEEL, from the coding sequence GTGAGTGAGCGGCGGCCTGAGACGCCTGCGGAGGCGGACGGGACGACTGGGTTGTTCGCCGCGCTGGGCAAGCTGTTGAAGTTCCTGCGCGAGCGGAAAGGGCTGACGCAGAAGGAGTTCGGGGAGCTGGTGGGGTACGGGCCGGACGCGATCTCGGCGATGGAGCGCGGGGTGCGGACGCTGCGGCCCGAGGTGCTCATCAAAGCGGATGAAGTGCTCGATGCCGGTGGGTTGTTGCTGGAGGTGATTCCGGAGGTCGAGTCGGCAATGACGAAGGCTCGGACTCGGCATCCGGAGTGGTATCGGAACTATGCCGGGTTGGAGGCGGAGGCGGTTGAGCTGCACTTCTACGCGAACCACGGTGTGCCGGGCCTCTTGCAGACCGACGACTACGCCCGGGCGGTGTTCACGAGGCGGCGGCCGTTCCTGGACGAGGAGACGATCGAGAGGCGGGTCGCGGACCGGCTCTCAAGGCAGCAGGTCTTCGAGCGGCGGCCGGCGCCGATCGTGAGTTACGTCCTCGAAGAGATCGTGCTGGACCGGCCGATCGGTGGGCGGCGCGTGCACGCGGATCAGCTGCGGCGCCTGCTGAGCGTGGGGCAGATGCAGAACCTCGAAATCCAGGTGATGCCGACCCAGGTGGAGGAACACCCCAACATGGACGGCGCGTTCAACCTACTGACACCCCGGGGGCACGGGCAGGTGGCGTACACGGAGGTCCAGGGGTATCCCCGGTTGATCACTGACTCGGAAGAAGTCCGCAGGATCGTGGACCGCTATGGGATCATGCGGGCCATGGCACTCTCCCCCTCGGAGTCCCGGAAGTTGATCGAGCAGAAGCTGGAGGAGCTATGA
- a CDS encoding ATP-binding protein, whose amino-acid sequence MNTEISTRLSATPRGARLARRLTAHQLDTWGHPYDSEVSHTAQQVVAELAANAVTHGRVPGRDFELRLRLTPEDTVRVEVSDARHDRRLRYVTDPDADNGRGLILVSLLAQAWGVTERSVGKTVWAEIPLKEPQSAPPPANARASAGTSPPCPRTPAPAD is encoded by the coding sequence GTGAACACCGAAATCTCCACCCGCCTCAGCGCGACGCCCCGCGGTGCCCGCCTCGCCCGGCGTCTCACCGCGCACCAGCTGGACACCTGGGGCCACCCCTACGACAGCGAGGTCAGCCACACCGCCCAGCAGGTCGTCGCCGAGCTCGCCGCCAACGCCGTCACCCACGGCAGAGTCCCCGGCCGCGACTTCGAACTCCGGCTGAGACTCACGCCCGAGGACACGGTCCGTGTCGAGGTGAGCGACGCCCGCCATGACCGCCGACTCCGTTACGTCACCGACCCGGACGCCGACAACGGCCGCGGCCTCATCCTCGTATCGCTGCTCGCACAGGCGTGGGGCGTCACGGAGCGGTCCGTCGGCAAGACGGTATGGGCCGAAATCCCCCTCAAGGAACCGCAGTCGGCGCCACCGCCCGCTAACGCCCGGGCGTCCGCCGGAACCTCTCCACCGTGTCCGCGAACGCCCGCGCCGGCGGACTGA
- a CDS encoding LysR family transcriptional regulator, which produces MTLDDLRVFVAVCRAGSLSAVARELGCTQSAVSQHVKRLERETGVALVERQPRGVVPTQAGRVLEAAASEGISGLDLAVRQLRDLVDGASGYVRVATGATTVRHFMGDAVVEFRRRHPRVNLEFRTVSSGRGSFDALADGSLDLAWITLGRPVRGIEQRAVAELPWVLAVRADDPLAERERLGIAELADVRLIRLPPNSASAAQLEAAAAELGLPLTYDTNVADWDTALLLAELGVGRAVVPELSGLAATGDDLRLIPVPELRPLPVGWAVRRWEALSPPARAFADTVERFRRTPGR; this is translated from the coding sequence ATGACCCTCGATGACCTGCGGGTGTTCGTGGCGGTGTGCCGGGCCGGGAGCCTGAGCGCGGTGGCGCGAGAGCTCGGGTGCACGCAGTCCGCGGTGAGCCAGCATGTGAAGCGGCTGGAACGGGAGACCGGCGTCGCGCTGGTGGAACGGCAGCCCCGGGGCGTCGTGCCGACGCAGGCGGGCCGGGTGCTGGAGGCGGCGGCGTCCGAGGGGATCTCCGGACTCGATCTCGCCGTACGACAGTTGCGGGATCTGGTCGACGGGGCGAGCGGGTACGTGCGGGTGGCGACCGGCGCGACGACGGTACGGCACTTCATGGGGGACGCGGTGGTGGAGTTCCGGCGCCGCCATCCACGCGTGAACCTGGAGTTCCGGACGGTGAGTTCGGGCCGCGGCAGCTTCGACGCGCTCGCGGACGGTTCACTCGACCTGGCGTGGATCACGCTCGGCCGACCGGTACGGGGGATCGAGCAGCGGGCGGTGGCGGAGCTGCCGTGGGTGCTGGCGGTACGGGCCGACGATCCGCTGGCGGAGCGGGAGCGGTTGGGGATCGCCGAGCTGGCGGACGTACGGCTGATCCGACTGCCGCCCAACTCGGCGTCGGCCGCGCAACTGGAGGCCGCGGCCGCCGAGTTGGGCCTGCCCCTCACCTACGACACCAACGTGGCCGACTGGGACACCGCCTTGCTGCTCGCCGAGTTGGGGGTGGGTCGGGCGGTCGTACCGGAGCTGTCCGGGCTGGCGGCGACGGGCGACGATCTTCGGCTGATCCCGGTGCCGGAGCTGCGGCCGTTGCCGGTGGGGTGGGCGGTACGGCGGTGGGAGGCGCTCAGTCCGCCGGCGCGGGCGTTCGCGGACACGGTGGAGAGGTTCCGGCGGACGCCCGGGCGTTAG
- a CDS encoding DUF6817 domain-containing protein yields the protein MAFDPFDPFAQADALLRELGAERAPHPGGTLLTHLHRVRARLVTWNARPALQLAGLCHAFYGTDGFPHPLLPLDRRPELGEAIGVEAEAIVHLYASCDRAATYPTLTTPTAPFRDRFSGRTHTPAPALRRDFAELTAANELDLAAEDPGFRDRHGPALLALFTRFRPLLSRPAWEDCTALLPGP from the coding sequence ATGGCGTTCGACCCGTTCGATCCCTTCGCCCAAGCAGACGCTCTCCTAAGGGAGTTGGGTGCCGAGCGCGCACCCCACCCGGGCGGCACCCTCCTCACCCACCTCCACCGGGTACGCGCCCGCCTCGTCACCTGGAACGCCCGCCCCGCCCTCCAGCTCGCCGGCCTCTGCCACGCCTTCTACGGCACCGACGGCTTCCCCCACCCCCTGCTCCCGCTCGACCGGCGCCCCGAACTCGGGGAAGCGATCGGCGTAGAGGCGGAGGCGATCGTCCACCTCTACGCGAGCTGCGACCGCGCTGCGACCTACCCGACCCTCACCACCCCCACCGCCCCGTTCCGCGACCGCTTCTCCGGCCGCACCCACACCCCCGCCCCGGCCCTGCGCCGGGACTTCGCCGAGCTCACCGCCGCCAACGAACTCGACCTCGCCGCCGAGGACCCGGGCTTCCGCGACCGCCACGGCCCCGCCCTCCTCGCGCTCTTCACCCGCTTCCGCCCGCTGCTGAGCCGACCGGCATGGGAGGACTGCACGGCCCTCCTCCCCGGCCCTTGA